Proteins found in one Planococcus citri chromosome 2, ihPlaCitr1.1, whole genome shotgun sequence genomic segment:
- the LOC135836124 gene encoding CREB-H transcription factor homolog let-607-like, whose translation MSEILNLDMFFDSDNLLLNFDKDDLKPKKKDKQDVENLELFDLDFLNSILKPNADECSPFDQLLFPNDNEIVNESGHECSSDSGLSCEQQFSPTRTDETEDSLVNDFLNSDDVQVTDVKIFPFQDNSSDESIVTLHESCDINEVQFDAVEFVKEEVVECEEIPISNVSSPDSDSNSANEIYVITDDNDTMDESTQPESPVLKSFPTLRVVKFNDPASQTRIIKRFKTLNHAQLQGNRGKRKLSDDLVSEEGASDDSDFIYPRLHLTPEEQKLAAKEGIKLPTHYPLTKIEERELKRIRRKIRNKISAQDSRRRKKEYVDGLEERVKRCSEENAHLMKRIKTLQSQNVSLAAQVRKLQASLARCSGQTAQPSTCLLVLIMSLALVLAPTMRNSPLNSENNEDEGISLSEDGSTTSLNAGHSRNLLFSHKAHEGQCNLDEEAKTLTEQLENMQLPNSNLLSGLLDMLKTKIGKENTLLKDHDYFRPRKRAGSILEGDESRLPAKISASKLALNAENILNSIILENTNNKTGQLNTKEPVVIDLLSE comes from the exons ATGTCGGAGATACTAAACCTGGACATGTTTTTCGATTCAGATAATCTACTTCTGAATTTCGATAAAGATGATCTAAAACCGAAGAAGAAAGATAAACAAGAT gttgaaaatttggaactgTTTGATTTGGACTTCTTGAATTCAATTCTAAAACCTAACGCTGATGAATGCTCACCGTTCGATCAGTTGCTATTCCCCAATGATAACGAAATAGTGAATGAATCCGGACATGAATGCAGTTCTGATAGTG GTCTATCTTGTGAACAACAATTTTCACCTACAAGAACCGATGAAACTGAAGATTCTTTAGTGAATGATTTCCTGAATTCCGACGATGTCCAAGTGACAGATGTAAAGATATTTCCTTTTCAAGATAATTCCTCAGATGAGAGTATCGTTACATTGCATGAGTCGTGTGATATAAACGAAGTACAGTTCGACGCAGTCGAATTTGTCAAAGAAGAGGTTGTGGAATGTGaagaaattccaatttcaaatgTTTCTTCTCCGGATTCAGATTCAA aTTCTGCCAACGAAATCTATGTAATTACCGATGATAATGATACAATGGACGAAAGTACTCAACCGGAAAGCCCTGTTCTTAAGTCTTTTCCCACTTTGCGCGTTGTTAAG TTTAATGATCCTGCATCTCAAACTAGAATAATTAAAAGATTCAAAACTCTAAACCACGCTCAACTACAAGGCAATCGAGGTAAAAGGAAATTATCAGATGACCTCGTATCCGAAGAAGGAGCTAGTGACGATTCTGATTTCATATATCCTAGGCTTCACCTTACAC CTGAAGAACAAAAACTAGCAGCGAAGGAAGGTATCAAATTACCAACTCATTACCCTCTTACAAAGATAGAAGAACGAGAATTGAAAcgaattcgaagaaaaattcgTAACAAGATTTCTGCTCAGGATTCTCGTCGTCGTAAGAAAGAATACGTTGATGGCTTGGAAGAGAG AGTTAAACGTTGTTCTGAAGAAAATGCTCATTTAATGAAGCGAATTAAAACGTTACAAAGTCAGAACGTATCATTAGCAGCCCAAGTTCGTAAGCTGCAAGCATCTTTGGCCCGTTGCTCTGGTCAGACAGCTCAACCAAGCACGTGTCTTTTGGTACTTATCATGTCACTCGCTCTTGTTTTGGCTCCTACCATGAGAAATTCGCCGTTGAATTCGGAGAACAACGAAGACGAAGGAATATCACTAAGCGAAGATGGCAGTACCACTTCGTTGAATGCTG GTCATTCAAGAAACTTACTATTCTCGCATAAAGCCCACGAAGGCCAATGCAATTTGGATGAAGAAGCCAAAACTTTGACCGAACAGTTGGAAAACATGCAACTACCCAATTCCAACTTATTGAGCGGTTTGTTGGATATGTTAAAAACGAAGATTGGTAAAGAAAATACCTTACTAAAGGATCATGATTACTTCCGACCCCGTAAACGGGCTGGCTCCATTTTGGAGGGCGACGAGTCCCGTTTACCAGCTAAAATTTCCGCATCTAAACTCGCCCTTAACGCTGAAAACATACTAAATTCCATCATCTTGGAAAACACCAATAATAAAACAGGACAATTGAATACAAAAGAACCAGTCGTTATTGATCTGTTGTCAGAATAA